Within Triticum dicoccoides isolate Atlit2015 ecotype Zavitan chromosome 1B, WEW_v2.0, whole genome shotgun sequence, the genomic segment caaatgacaacacatgtctatggttaggaaacataaccatctttgattaacgagctagtcaagtagaggcatactagggacactatgttttgtctatgtattcacacatgtagtaagtttccggttaatacagttctagcatgaataataaacatttatcatgatataagaaaatataaataacaactttattattgcctatagggcatatttccttcagaaagatACCACACATTATCCTAGAGGAATGCCGGCACATGCAGACTCCCAAGTCCAACTTTATGAAATTTACACCTTCGAGCCTAGAAGGACCAAGTGGGCCCATGGAGGAGCGTCGGTCTCGTCCTATAGCAGTCCTGATGATGACCACAAGCAAAATTTTGAGTGTTTGTCCCAGTGGACGTCGATATTTAATGAATCTTCGGCAGACCGAGTATTTATCTTTGGAAGGATATCTGTAGTGGGATCAACGGATTGATCATCAACAAATTCGCGCATCTGAAATCTTGCATGTACTTCTCTGCGAAATCGCCGCAAATGTGCGGAGGTGGGCCGTGGTGCCTCCATTTTCACCCCACACGATAGCGATGACTATCCCAAATTTTCTGTATCATGGAATTCCCGGGCACCGTTGGATGAATAAATCGACGGCGGTGAACCGCCCCGGCAGATCCGGGGGGTTGGTCTCATTTTTGGCATCGAGCTCGACGTACCGGCTGGTCCTTTAGTCGATGCGTGCTTGGATGCTTGTGTCTTTTTGCTCACGGCCGGGAAAGGCATTGTGGTGAGGCTTGTGCCTACGGCCTACGCTCATCGTGTCGGAGAAGGAGGTGGGGCAAAAAAAAAAGGAGCTTGGGCAAGCTGCAGAGGCGATAAGGGAATGTCTACCTGCTCTTGAAGCCTCTACCTTTGTTTCATCTTTTTTTCACCCATCAACTGTTTACGTTGTAAACAGAAACCGTTCTGTGCGTTTGGTAACAACCCTCAGTAATCACATCCCTCCTTAATCGGGTCCAGGCTAGTTATCAGTCGATACCCCCCAGCCCCCACCGGCAACGTTTCCTTACCATCCTGAGCGCTCCTCACCCCAAGCCCTACTCCCCCGCGACTCCCCTCGATCTGTCTGCGCCGCCCACCTCCTCCCCCGCGACTCCCCTCGATCTGTCAGCCCCGCCGCCTCCCTTCGACCCCCTTCGAATCCAGCACCGCCACCTCCCCTCGACCCCCTTCGAGTCGAGCGGCGCTGCCTCCCCTCGTTCCTCCTGTCTTGCTccagccgccggcaacgaccactCCAGCTGCCGCCGATGCCGACGAGGATGGACTGTTGAATCCACCGCCGAGGAGCAAAGGGCCATCTGCGGATTTCTAGCTGATCTCTTCCTCCTacatcaacctcctctgcatatctCAAGGTTAGGGTTAATGGTCCATGTTCTTGATTTGAAGTCAAAAAATATGTGTTCTTAAGGTACCTGTTTCCTTTACACTGCAGAACCAAACAAAACGTGGTTGGTCCAGTCCGGAGCTGTTACAGACTGTATTCAGTTCCCCTTTACGTTTACGTTACCACTCAACGAAACAAACACCTCCCTAGTGTAAACAAGATCTCTTACCAATATGATGAGATCTACCATATGTTGAAGTTACTTTCAAAATTTGGAAGGGAATAAAATGTCATGTTGAACTATTGTGATGTTGAAGTCCTTTTCGGAGTTTGGATGGAAACAATTTCTGTGTTGTTTTCGGTATGAAATATTTTATTGACTAAGTTATATCTGCCTAAATTACAAGGACGGCATTGACATTGCACATCTCTTGACTGAAAACAGGAACATCAGTTATGCAGAAGCCTAGCAAGAACTCCGACGATGGGCGCGACAGTGtaggtcgatggctcgccttgcTGGTAATTTCCCCGAGAATCGTCGTAATGGTCGTTGTTGTCAGGCCCTCCGACGATGGCGCCGTCAATCACATTCAAGTTGGGCGCAGACCTGTGGAAGTACTCGGATCCCTTGCCGCAGGAGATCTTCCCCGGGTTGTTCGTGAGGGACGGCAGCGACGCGCCGCGGTGGTGCGGCTGCGTCGGGTACCTCTTTCCTACCCCAACCATGTAGCTCATCTTCATGGGGTTCTTGCCAAGGATGTAGTCCACCTGTGACCGGGCGAACGAGACGAGCTGTGCCGGCGGTAGCCTCACGCCGCCGCACTGCAGGGAAGCCCTTGCCGCcgccaggtggtcggcgtgcgtgaCGAGGACGAACATCGCCGTCGTGACGTCCTGCAGGTTGGACCAGGGCTGCAGGTAGAGCATGCCGCCCGGGGTGAGCCGCCCGCTGCGGCCGTCACCGTGCTGAACGACGTTGCAGAGGAAGCTCTCCACGTTGCTCCTCATCTCGGCGTGGCGGCCGTTGTTGGGCAGCTTCCCTTGGAGGATGAGCTGCAGAATGGCCGGTATAGTCATCAGTTCCTGAAGCTAAAAGTTGCTGTCGCTTCATCAGACCAATACTAGGATCATCTGGTACATTTACCTTGGCGACCAGTGCCTGGGCTCCGACGAACTTGTCGTCCCAGGATAACGACTGCCGCACCCCGCCGACGTTGTTGTCGCCGGCGATGTAGGCCTTGTACTCGTGGTGGCCGGTGGCGATGTAGAGCCAGACAGCTGCCCACAGCAGCTCGTCCTGTTCCAAACAAGTTTCAGTATTTGCTTTACAATACTGCTATGTTTCTGTTCATTATCGTGACATTAATTAGTGATGTGATACCTCGTCGCCGCTGCTACTGTAGAAACTTCTGGCCGATGGAATGCTGTTCTGGTAGAGGCCACGGTTGTTCTTGGCGAACTGAAACAACTGCAGAAGCAGCAAGTGACTGAAGAAATTAGCTGATACAGCTTCGTCTGTGCACGTTCAGTTTTCAAGCAATAATTTGACATTCATTTTTAGCCATGATATGACCACGACTTTATGAAATGGTTCGTCAAATTAATTCTCTCGCATTATCTTCAAATTGATCGTGCCCACGGTAACCGTCCAATTTGTGCTGTGCATGCAATGTAGTGCATGTAATTATGCAGTGGTAGACTGGTAGTACTATCTCTTCATGCAAAGCACAGTTACATGTTTGCCTATTTCGCGTGCGTCAGAAGCGCCAAAGGCGTATATGTAACATTATGATTGTTAATAATTGTGTAATTAGAATGGCACATTAACATGTGCGCCGCTCTATTTTTCTTACCTATTACACCAAATGATTTTTGGACCATCCATTGGATTTGTATAGAATCGATTGTGTAATCTGTGTGCTGTGCATGCAATGCCATATGCATACGTGTGTGTCTCAAAACATGAAGTAATGTAAGAGCAAGTATTGTGCACCTGTTTCGCGTGCTTCAGAAGCGTAGACGCGTACCGGGAGTCGCCGCGCGGCCCCGTGAACGCGACGGAGGCCGCGGCCAGTGCCGCCGCCGTCTCGGCGGCGACATCGGAGCCCGGGTGGGTGGCGTTCACCAAGTACGACCTCCGGGGCGTGTCCATGTCCTCCGGCCGCTCCCAGCACGCGTGGTCGGAGTCGCCGTCGCCGACATTCACGTAGAGCACATCGGGGCGGGCGTGCGCCTTGGCCAGGTAGTCGGCGCCCCAGCGCACCGCCTGGAGCGCGTGGCCCAGCTCCCCCGCTGCGACCAGCCGGCCCCGGTGCTCCACCACGCTCCACGACAGCATGGTCGCCGTGAACGCCATGGGGAACCCGAACTTGACGTTGTCGCCGGAGTCGTAGTAGCCGCCGGTAAGATCCACCTGCACGTCGATCGATTAAGCATGTCAGCATAATGCACGAACCAAACACGTACAACGTACCACACATGCATATCAGCATATGCATCGCCGACGTGCTTACCCCGTGGTCGGCGCCGTCCTTGAGGGCCGAGTTGCCGCGCCACTGGACGCGCTGGGTCGGCGGCAGCCTGCCGGAGCGCTGCGCCTCGAAGTAGAGCAGCGACTTGGTGAGCGCGGTGGCGTAGTCCCGCTGGGCGGCTTGGCACGCCGTGGTTGCCAAAAACCCTACCACGGCGGCAACGAGAAGCATCCTGGCGCTAGCCACCATCTTGGGCGTCCTCGGCGTCAACGAGTAGTTTCTTGTATTGTACCACCGCGTTATGTGTGCTCCTCTCGTCGATGGGACGAGTGTATTTATAGGCGAGGAACAAGGTTTCAATCCACTATGAATTGGTGAAACAAATCCATCAGAAATGCACGCATTGATATCCTAGAATAATTACGCGCCATGCATATTTGTTTTGACGATGTGCGGAGATTTTGCGACCTTCAAAAACCGGGTGCCAAATGTAAACGTATCATCCCCGTATCTGAACTTATTTGGCGGAATTAACTTCATTGGAGAAGGTTGATATTTCCTACAGCCAGTTCATATATTTTTCGGACACGTTTGAGATCATGTATTTACGGTGTATATATGGATCTCATTTGCGAATAAAAGGACTGTATTGATTACTCTGAGATTTGAATACTATCTTTGGAGATCGAAGAGTTAACATAAAAGATGGATAATGAAAAACGTCACACTGCACTGTGCCTGCGTGAGTTGATCTTCTCGAGTGTGAGAAAGGATGGATATCTAGGAATCAATGACTGAGCTCTTTAGCATGATATGAGATGGGTCTTTACTACTCCAATAGCCAATTAGGTTTTTTTTAGCACAGTACAGGCACAAGCGCTCATATAAGCATGCATACACTCACccatatgaacgcacacacaccctacccttatgagcacctccgagtgactgagccgacatatcatcatgagattttacgaagtcaccgtaggcgcctcgtagtTGACAGCaaagtctcctcccactgaacacgCATCGCCGGAAATCGTCAAATAAATTCAGGATAAATACGAGcagcaggacttgaaccctggtgggttaggCCACAGGTTGGTTCGCCCAATAGCCAATAGATAAGTGGTAGTTGTTGGCCTCATAGAAGGGGTTTGCTACAATTGGCAACTTTTCTTTTAGTTTGGGAAAACAAGATATAAATCCATGAGATAACACCCTAAACTTCCATCAAACAAGCAACACTGCAATACAATTAAAAAGCCTATTTTAGAACATGAGCAATGTGAGAGTCGTCTAAGAAGGAAAAAAATATTACATTCTTGCATTTTATTTTTTGTGGTTGAGAATGACATTCTTGTCATTAGTTCATGCTCATACTACTCTTTTGTTCTTAGTTTTCGTGCGTGTCCTTATGCTTTTGCTCTTTTGTCATGATTTCGCCCTGTAAAAGTCGTTTGGCCGTTAATGAGACATTGGATTGACCGATTTGCCCCTATGAGCCACTCACTGATGCATGGGACCTAGACCTAGCTCGGTCACATTGGCCACTACCATGTGGGACCCAacacatctatccttttcaaattgcATAGCACAAAATTGAACATAACACGGTATTAAACAACAATTAAACAACAACCCATAGTTCAAATGACATACCACAAAATTTGACTCAACACTTAACTTAATTACAGTCCATAGTTAATATGAGTCAATTGATTTGAACCTTAAAATCCAAAATACACGCTAAACAGTTTGAATTACACATAATTAAACATCACCGAAATAGGAGGGAGGCTGCCAAGCTACCTAGTCGTCATCCTGGGAGCCGGTTGAGGCTGCCGACCACCAAGTCCACCTTATAAAAGGAGATGACGCCATCACCCTCTCAACAGTTGCCACCACCCAAAACTTTGGCCTCTGAGCATATAGATGTTTTTTTCCTTATTAGTCCTAACAGTCTCAGGTTCGCTACTTGCATGCGTGGGGGCTCAAGGTAGTATAAGAATATTGATGGTCCTGGTATTAAAGcatctccaacagatgatgtataCTAGGGCACCTGATTTGTTTTGCGTAGCAAATGTTTTAAAATAGGGTACCAGATATTTTCTGCCACAGCCGATGATGTAAAAATAGGGCACATGGTCATTGCATATTACGACATTTCAAAATACCAAATGTTCAAATTTAAACATGAGTTCAAACTTAAACATAATAACACtacgaaagtactacgatagacaCAGTACTATGCCCAATTAATCGGTTGTTAGGTAGACTAGATGACCCGGTTGCGCTAATGGCGCAAGAAGCGAATTAGAAAAAATGTTAGTAGTGAGTACGTAAGAGATATAACTCGAAATATAATGCAATGTGAATTGTATTACATCATGTATTAACCACAAATCATGAAATCAATACCAAGTGAACCAAATAATGTCACCATCTCTGTACTAACAACCAACAttttagcacaagaagtatcacagGAGTGTTTACTTGCACATCAGGAGTATCACAATTACAACTAAAGAGGCATTGTCCTCACTGCTGTCCTTGAGCCTTTCACAAGGAGAGTTCCAAGCCTCGCAACTTCTTCCTCCAGCTCTGCACATGACTCTCGGTTACGAACCTCGTCCCTCAGCTATGATTATTTCAAGATGAAATCAATATGCTATTTATGTCACATGGAACATGTTTAGAATTTAGTCAGTCTCACTAATCTTTCAGCTACAAAGGCAGAAAGAAAAATGGCATGATCAATAACTAAAAAAATGAAACAATAATGCTTTTGGCATTAAAAAACCGAGAAAGTGAATTGAGGACAACAGAACAACTATTTGTAACAACGGCAAGCTTGGCTGATGCAAAATGATCACTATGAAACCATATCTTTAGAACCAAATTAAAAAGGAACAAAATAATATAATacaccctccgtttcaaaataactGTCTTAACTTTCTACAAAAACATCATGTATCTTTAGGACCAATTTTTAGACCATGGTACCACATAAATTAAGAATTAGACATATGAGATTGCAACGTATTCGTGATCAGTTACCAATCATGTCACACCAAGGATTTGCACATATAACCTGAAATAACTGCAGCTAGCTTGAAGTCTGAAATCTACCGGGTGACAAACAAAAGCAATACCACCAAACCTTATTCTTATTGGACGAGCACAAGATTTATGAGAAGATAACACACAAAAAATCCTATTTGGTTTCTGGATGCATGCACTTTCTGGATTATTGTGCACATCAAAACATGGAAGAACATTCCTAGGAGAGCCATTGTAGCACAACGAAGTAAACCAAAAATCAAAAAAGAGAAGTGAGTTTGTATCATGTAATTTAGCAATGTATCAGCCCATATCACCATTTATTTTTAAGAGACCAAAGAAAATGACAGAAGTTTCCCTATTCTTTCTTGTACCTTTCTACAAGAATGCTCTTTATTTACGAGCGCCACACAGACTATTTCCACTTGGCGGCAGGTTGGACACAACAATCCTCGCCGCAAGCTGCAGAAGAACTACACACTCACATACGTCAGGGCAGGAGACACGAACACGGGCGCCGTGAGGGGGGAACGGAACGGAACGAACCAAAAGGGGAGAGACAAATCGAAAGAGGGAACGTACAGAGGCATAGTCAGGCTGGGAGGCGGTGAGTGCGGCGGCGGTCTCGGCGGCGAGCTCGTCGAGCTGGCTGGTGGTGACACCCATGTATACCCTGACGCAGACCTTCTGCGCGACGAGCACGGGTCATAGTGCTCTTGTCGAAGTGCCCATAGCTGAGTTTCTTGAGCCGCACCATGATCTTGTTGAAGTGCACCGTCTCCGTCCGCCCGTCCTGCTTCACGACGTACATCACCGAAAACTAACAAAAACATACCCATGTGCATCATCCAAACAGGAAATGGTTTTGCCTGTTTGTACATCAGAATCAATAATTGAATCATCAACAGATTGGTATATGCAACATGCTTAAATATCATGCCAGGAGAAGAAGTAAATGCCACATTTATGAATAACTAAACATTATGAATGCCATGCTGCATTTTGTAATGGCAATGATCCAAGGTAGTTAAATAGATGGTCATTATTAGGAATGCTCCATAGGATCTAAAGACACCCGCGCATGTTTCTTAAGTGTGCTTTCTAAAATTGGATACCCATTTATCTCTATTAGCTTGACTTGTAGCGGTGTGGACACCGCAAAGTTGATCCTATCCTAATAGTTACAGACAACAACCTTGTAGAAGATCATGCCCACCCTTGGTCCTTGGAGGGACGTGTGTTGTAGTGGTAACCACATCAGTGAACTTGAAAGGATATACATGTTCCTACATTACAAAAATGAAACAATAAGCATCTTCACAATAGGACAACATCACTCGGCCAACAGGGCATTTAACGCAAATGCATTGGCTAATGCCAACGTTGTCTGTTTCTTACACATGATAGCCATGAAATTGTTAATCGTATAAAAGTACAGGAATGCAAAGAAACCATGATCATTCTACAATTGTTGAAGCAAGTTATTATCTTTCAAGAAATCCTATAGAAAATAAGCAATGTAAAAAGAGAACGGCGTTTCGGTGCCCGGGTGCACCTGCACCCGGTCAAAAAAAAtcgtaaaaaattcagaaaaattcaaaaaattccaaaaaatatttgggtggtagacaatttgatgcgtgaggtacgctccaatttttaaaacatttggacttctgtgcagctctcggcaaaaaagacaaatcagaccagaacagtatatgaacagtacacatttttacagacctccgatttgtcttttctgctgagagctgcacagaagtccaagtgttttgaaaattggagcgtacctcacgcatcaaattgtccaccatccaaattttttttggaattttttgaatttttctagtatttattttgatttttttcgtgagcacaggtgcagatgagctcgggctcAGATTCAAATTTTCGATGTAAAAAGGGGAAACAGCTAGGCACGCACTAAGAAACTGACGAACAATATCTGTCCAACTAAACTTCTACACCTGATGAAATCAATATCCTTGTAGAGGGCCCTTTATAATTGGAACAAAGAAACAATTTAAAAAAACAGTGCCCCTCTATTATCACCATAGTCTAGCAGATTAATTTAACACAATTTAGGATGAGTAGCACTATGATATTAAAACTGAACTAATTGTTCTCGCTACTTGTGCTTTCTGATGCCTTGTACATATTCATATATGATACAATAACACTGGCAGCAATTTCTCAAGCGCAAGAACACATATATTTTTCAACTAACAGATTGTATCTAAAGTCCCCCCAAAAGCTGACTTAGAATCTAATCAAATAAGTCAAAAACTCTTTTTTAGACTAAACAAGTAAAATCATGCCTTCTTGTGGCTACAGTTCAGTCTTGGCTAGAATTTAATCTAACAAGCAGAAACCTCATCAGAATTTAATCCAGAAATGAACGACAATAAAACAATTCTAagcaaagaggaggaagaggggagcaaAGCTGACAGGAAAGGTTGTCGGGGTGAGCTGAGGGCTTGCTTTCAGAAAAACTCTCCCACAGGCTTGCTCCACACTCGCCGTTGCTCTCGACCGCGACCGTAAATTTCTAGGAATATATGTTCCCTCTATATAATTATGCTGGATTTTTGGAGAGATGCATCACATAATATCTTTCAGTTTCAAATCCATGAGTTTGTGTAGATTTCGTTTGTAAAACTTTGTATAGATTAGGTTCTGAACTATCTTTATGAAACCTTTCGTAAGATCTGAAGTCAATCCTGTCAATTGTGTACAGATCCGACGAATAGATGGGCAAGGAAACCAAGTGTTGTCCCGGGAGTGATGGCTCGGATAGCTTGGTAATGATATCAATAAGTAATTATTGTGCAAACAATAACTAATGCAGGTTCCAGGATCTCGTGTGTTGCTGCTGATTACCGAAGGCATAATAGACAAACTCTAATCGATCTAGCTAGTCCAGGCACGACAAGAATGGGCCGCTGCATTGTAAGGTATATGCAAGATTCAGAAACATATGATTTCGTTACTTTTGACTCAGAACTGAACTAAGCTAGGCACCCGAACACCATGCAAgaatccagagggaagcatagcgcaAGTGCGACCCTCGCTGACCACCTAGAGGCACGGTATCAGTAATGCACCAAGATCTGTCTATTCAAGAGGTAAACAA encodes:
- the LOC119302563 gene encoding endoglucanase 14-like → MVASARMLLVAAVVGFLATTACQAAQRDYATALTKSLLYFEAQRSGRLPPTQRVQWRGNSALKDGADHGVDLTGGYYDSGDNVKFGFPMAFTATMLSWSVVEHRGRLVAAGELGHALQAVRWGADYLAKAHARPDVLYVNVGDGDSDHACWERPEDMDTPRRSYLVNATHPGSDVAAETAAALAAASVAFTGPRGDSRYASTLLKHAKQLFQFAKNNRGLYQNSIPSARSFYSSSGDEDELLWAAVWLYIATGHHEYKAYIAGDNNVGGVRQSLSWDDKFVGAQALVAKLILQGKLPNNGRHAEMRSNVESFLCNVVQHGDGRSGRLTPGGMLYLQPWSNLQDVTTAMFVLVTHADHLAAARASLQCGGVRLPPAQLVSFARSQVDYILGKNPMKMSYMVGVGKRYPTQPHHRGASLPSLTNNPGKISCGKGSEYFHRSAPNLNVIDGAIVGGPDNNDHYDDSRGNYQQGEPSTYTVAPIVGVLARLLHN
- the LOC119322987 gene encoding uncharacterized protein LOC119322987, with the protein product MYILSSSLMWLPLQHTSLQGPRVGMIFYKAKPFPVWMMHMGMFLLVFGDVRREAGRADGDGALQQDHGAAQETQLWALRQEHYDPCSSRRRSASGYTWVSPPASSTSSPPRPPPHSPPPSLTMPLLRRGLLCPTCRQVEIVCVALVNKEHSCRKLRDEVRNRESCAELEEEVARLGTLLVKGSRTAVRTMPL